Proteins encoded in a region of the Candidatus Babeliales bacterium genome:
- a CDS encoding EndoU domain-containing protein — translation PKEIPIPGPCVTGIGDNLGEHPDKKFDPSPKADDLLKEWECGTNVGRDIETRPCGFSSRGWAAILEDILKQLPKVDDKSQEPCEECIESEEDADKAAESAEAKEEDVLVEDGKPQGEVPSETEEQGESESPVVVSDELIIADQSKLTVESEVAVITIDLAAIDHAESKQSFVLDKEQVITLSEADAELKIILDKVKQHWKQKQKNVCKEHGKRSASGKHAYKPKELEEIILSPEEIEKLVKVFDGTLSVPIEIGEGVHIWIDYEHIFNPVLKIGCKDNTITPAGFHHDYLGEIQKSGLIESVVIQRGEHGVYKIRWRYADGKEKESTLFPDHWTEAQVIEKINEALRNSIEKTPKNNGRWEIEGITSEGISITAIIDVCETQSGQKVGEVVTAYPNIKVAL, via the coding sequence TGCCTAAAGAAATACCCATTCCTGGTCCGTGTGTCACCGGTATTGGAGACAATCTTGGTGAGCATCCAGATAAAAAGTTTGATCCTTCTCCAAAAGCAGATGATTTGCTTAAAGAATGGGAGTGTGGGACAAACGTAGGGCGCGATATTGAAACGCGCCCGTGTGGTTTTTCCTCTCGTGGTTGGGCGGCAATATTGGAAGATATTTTAAAACAGCTGCCGAAAGTTGATGATAAATCTCAAGAACCATGTGAAGAGTGCATAGAATCAGAAGAAGATGCAGATAAAGCTGCCGAGAGTGCAGAGGCAAAAGAAGAAGATGTGCTTGTAGAGGATGGCAAACCTCAAGGGGAAGTGCCATCTGAAACAGAAGAGCAAGGTGAGTCAGAGTCTCCAGTTGTTGTTAGTGATGAATTAATAATTGCCGATCAATCAAAGCTGACTGTAGAGAGTGAAGTCGCGGTCATTACTATTGATCTTGCGGCAATAGACCATGCAGAGTCTAAACAATCATTTGTTCTTGATAAAGAACAGGTGATAACGTTATCTGAAGCAGATGCAGAGTTAAAGATTATTTTGGATAAAGTAAAACAACATTGGAAGCAGAAACAGAAAAATGTGTGTAAAGAGCATGGTAAACGTTCTGCTAGTGGAAAGCATGCATACAAGCCAAAAGAATTAGAAGAAATTATTTTATCACCCGAAGAAATTGAAAAATTAGTAAAAGTTTTTGATGGAACGTTATCGGTTCCTATTGAAATTGGTGAAGGTGTACATATTTGGATAGACTACGAACATATTTTTAATCCAGTGCTGAAAATAGGTTGCAAAGATAATACAATTACCCCTGCGGGGTTTCATCATGATTATTTAGGAGAAATACAGAAAAGTGGTTTAATAGAAAGTGTCGTTATTCAACGCGGTGAGCATGGAGTATACAAAATTAGATGGCGTTATGCTGACGGTAAAGAAAAAGAATCAACTCTTTTCCCTGATCATTGGACAGAGGCTCAAGTGATAGAAAAAATAAATGAAGCATTACGTAATTCCATAGAAAAAACGCCCAAAAATAATGGGCGGTGGGAAATTGAAGGTATAACAAGCGAGGGTATTAGTATTACAGCAATAATAGATGTATGTGAAACACAGTCAGGTCAGAAAGTAGGTGAAGTAGTTACAGCATATCCCAATATAAAGGTTGCTTTATGA
- the ssb gene encoding single-stranded DNA-binding protein, with protein sequence MAGYNRIIMIGNLTRDPEYKQLTSGQPVCRLGIATNRQFKNRQTGSMVQEVCYIDVDVWGAQAESCRQYLQKGRSVLIEGRLKLDTWQDQSGQSRSKHSIVADRVVFLSAGGAVEDVETGTMRSPLDPKEQDVMDQIEQIKAKTAARGAVKAKRPMAESSSGFDTGEIAFNDEQPFQDDLPF encoded by the coding sequence ATGGCTGGATATAATCGTATTATCATGATTGGTAATTTAACAAGGGACCCAGAGTACAAACAGTTGACTTCTGGACAACCGGTATGCCGTTTGGGCATTGCAACCAATCGTCAATTTAAAAATAGACAGACTGGTTCTATGGTTCAAGAAGTTTGCTACATCGATGTGGATGTATGGGGAGCGCAGGCGGAAAGTTGTCGTCAATATTTGCAAAAAGGGCGTTCGGTTTTAATTGAAGGTCGTTTAAAATTAGATACGTGGCAGGATCAAAGCGGACAAAGTCGTAGTAAGCATTCTATTGTTGCTGATCGTGTAGTATTCCTTTCTGCAGGTGGTGCGGTTGAAGATGTTGAAACCGGTACAATGCGATCTCCATTAGATCCAAAAGAACAAGATGTTATGGATCAAATTGAGCAGATTAAAGCAAAAACTGCGGCGCGTGGTGCAGTTAAAGCAAAAAGACCAATGGCAGAGTCTTCATCAGGATTTGATACTGGTGAGATTGCTTTCAATGATGAGCAGCCGTTTCAGGACGATTTGCCGTTTTAA
- a CDS encoding prolyl oligopeptidase family serine peptidase, with protein MESRYILKFIFVLMGAAALSSCGMHSKNKADKTQTVESTPSVFWDVVPSKASYLYVPGLTSSGITMGRYCPEFVASTGEKISWTSGGHVIGQPNTTVAFPDACLKKPTRFTLNPITAFLNGIRRDLYPIMERCFNEKYGVTVVDNESSKYTVVNYTPNFSAANVGQTIDIKCLHKHYKNHIKKYPQADVILYGDSRGAATIFNFITLHKPERVKAAVVEGLFDSVTHGMKHFLYDDKPLATEERLHQMFSMVMRKYRKDGINPGKCAQTITDDIPLLIVSSLKDGLVAPQSTFNVYKQLKKRGHKNVHLLVLKKSLHPAYMVDDPQDQIVYESVVHAFYKQYNLPHNSKKASLGYANFLKTQPTPEELAALYPLATCEQCV; from the coding sequence ATGGAATCTAGATATATACTCAAATTCATCTTCGTTTTAATGGGGGCAGCAGCCCTTTCATCATGTGGCATGCATTCAAAAAATAAAGCTGATAAAACCCAAACAGTTGAGTCGACTCCTAGCGTATTTTGGGATGTTGTGCCTAGTAAGGCTTCGTACTTGTATGTCCCTGGCTTGACGAGTAGCGGAATTACTATGGGACGGTATTGCCCTGAATTTGTAGCAAGTACGGGCGAAAAAATATCTTGGACATCAGGAGGCCATGTTATTGGTCAACCAAATACGACGGTTGCGTTTCCCGATGCGTGCTTAAAAAAACCAACGAGGTTCACTTTAAATCCAATTACTGCATTTTTAAATGGTATACGGAGAGACCTATATCCTATTATGGAACGTTGTTTCAATGAAAAATATGGTGTTACGGTTGTAGATAATGAGTCTTCAAAATATACCGTAGTTAATTACACCCCTAATTTTAGTGCAGCAAATGTGGGACAAACTATAGATATTAAGTGTTTGCATAAGCATTATAAAAATCATATTAAGAAATACCCTCAGGCAGATGTTATTCTATATGGTGATTCTCGTGGTGCCGCAACGATCTTTAATTTTATAACGCTTCATAAACCAGAAAGAGTGAAGGCTGCGGTGGTAGAAGGTCTTTTTGATAGTGTGACCCATGGCATGAAGCATTTTTTATATGATGATAAACCGCTTGCGACAGAAGAGCGATTGCATCAAATGTTTTCGATGGTAATGCGAAAGTACCGTAAGGACGGGATTAATCCGGGCAAGTGTGCTCAAACCATTACTGATGATATTCCTTTATTAATTGTAAGCTCATTAAAAGATGGTCTTGTTGCGCCACAAAGTACTTTCAATGTATATAAACAATTGAAAAAACGAGGGCATAAGAATGTCCATTTGTTGGTTTTGAAAAAGTCATTGCATCCGGCATATATGGTTGATGATCCGCAAGATCAAATCGTCTATGAATCGGTGGTGCATGCGTTTTATAAACAGTACAACTTGCCGCATAACAGCAAAAAGGCATCCTTGGGGTATGCAAACTTTTTAAAAACACAGCCTACTCCAGAAGAATTGGCAGCATTATATCCGCTGGCCACCTGTGAGCAGTGCGTTTAA
- a CDS encoding CDP-alcohol phosphatidyltransferase family protein, which produces MIQQFLKSFPAEERRITLATLCTILRIFLVPCIVAAMFYHSWGLAWGLLAVALLTDIADGMLARLRNERTILGACLDPIADKFLLIACFVTLASIETSLYAIPIWLVLLVLIKELLILVGTGAMYAIKGFIHFRPTFLAKAAGGMQLLFIAWLMCCQYLNRISLPVYNSFLVIVACMVVAVFIQYLITGIRLLQNR; this is translated from the coding sequence ATGATTCAACAATTTTTGAAAAGTTTTCCAGCAGAAGAACGACGTATTACGCTTGCAACACTATGCACGATACTACGTATTTTTTTAGTACCTTGTATCGTTGCTGCGATGTTTTATCATTCCTGGGGGTTGGCATGGGGATTACTGGCTGTCGCATTGCTCACTGATATTGCTGACGGTATGCTGGCGCGCTTGCGTAATGAGCGAACCATATTAGGAGCCTGTCTTGATCCAATTGCAGATAAGTTTTTGTTAATTGCCTGCTTTGTGACGTTGGCATCGATCGAGACATCGCTCTATGCTATTCCAATTTGGCTCGTGCTTTTGGTACTCATCAAAGAGTTGCTCATTCTTGTAGGAACGGGTGCCATGTACGCGATAAAAGGATTTATCCATTTTCGTCCGACCTTTTTGGCAAAAGCGGCAGGAGGGATGCAATTGCTCTTTATTGCATGGTTAATGTGTTGTCAGTATTTAAACAGAATCTCTTTGCCTGTATATAATAGTTTTTTGGTGATAGTAGCATGTATGGTTGTGGCGGTATTTATACAATATCTGATAACTGGAATACGCCTTTTACAAAATAGGTAA
- the mnmA gene encoding tRNA 2-thiouridine(34) synthase MnmA has translation MQVAVLVSGGVDSSVALALLKQQGHAVTAFYLKIWLEDELSYLGICPWQEDLSYVQAVCAQLEVPLQIVSLQKEYFDHVVAHTIAQVKAGRTPNPDILCNSRIKFGMFVEYMQTLPHTYDAIASGHYAQVALVDGIAQLYRAPDEIKDQTYFLSYLTQQQLAKLLFPIGHLRKEQVRELAEQFDLPNKIRKDSQGICFLGKLKFSDFIKHYLGERPGDLIEYETGAVLGRHNGFWYYTIGQRQGIGLSGGPWYVVAKDTQRNEIFISRTYHDHDKQRNELTIAECNWIAGVASRDGNYLVKLRHGPQMHHAHVQMVDGGSFKITLANHDQGIASGQFAVIYDGQICIGAGIIV, from the coding sequence ATGCAGGTAGCGGTTTTAGTTTCTGGTGGTGTTGATAGTTCGGTTGCACTCGCGCTGCTCAAGCAGCAGGGGCATGCAGTGACCGCTTTTTATTTGAAAATCTGGTTGGAGGATGAGCTTTCCTATTTGGGGATTTGCCCGTGGCAGGAAGATCTCAGTTACGTCCAGGCAGTATGTGCGCAGTTAGAGGTGCCATTACAAATTGTATCATTGCAGAAAGAGTATTTTGATCATGTAGTTGCTCATACGATTGCACAGGTTAAAGCTGGTCGAACCCCTAACCCCGATATCCTTTGTAATTCACGTATTAAATTTGGCATGTTTGTTGAGTACATGCAAACATTACCGCATACGTATGATGCGATTGCATCAGGCCATTATGCGCAAGTTGCTTTGGTTGATGGGATTGCTCAGCTCTACCGCGCTCCCGATGAGATTAAAGACCAGACCTATTTCCTTTCCTATTTAACACAACAGCAGCTTGCAAAATTACTGTTCCCGATTGGTCATTTGCGTAAAGAGCAAGTACGTGAGCTTGCAGAACAGTTTGATTTACCCAATAAAATTCGTAAAGACAGTCAAGGCATCTGCTTTTTAGGGAAACTAAAATTTTCTGATTTTATTAAACATTATCTGGGCGAGCGACCAGGCGATTTAATTGAATATGAAACTGGTGCAGTGCTTGGGCGGCACAACGGATTTTGGTATTATACCATTGGCCAGCGGCAGGGCATTGGGCTTTCTGGTGGTCCGTGGTACGTGGTTGCAAAAGACACGCAGCGCAATGAAATTTTTATTTCTCGAACGTATCATGATCACGATAAACAACGTAACGAGCTTACCATTGCAGAATGTAATTGGATTGCTGGCGTTGCCTCACGGGATGGAAACTATTTGGTAAAATTACGCCATGGACCGCAGATGCATCATGCACACGTACAAATGGTTGATGGTGGATCATTTAAAATAACACTTGCAAACCATGATCAAGGAATAGCATCAGGACAATTTGCTGTGATCTATGATGGTCAGATATGCATCGGCGCGGGAATTATTGTATAA
- the argS gene encoding arginine--tRNA ligase produces MTRIQQTQQTTTMPVNMIQQIQQAFTLFLQTTFKIDNPELSQCAELVLNVDENKQQFGDLNANAAMILAKALKQNPRAIAEQIATNFTHPGIARIEIAGPGFLNFFFTEKTWHTLAQNLYNSKEEFFTLDSGIPRYRYNVEFVSANPTGPLHLGHGRGGIIGDVLANILNFIGHSATREFYINDAGTQIDKLGRSFKIRCQQELGASVELPEDGYHGTYLVDLAKECIAQHGSSVTDKPETFFQEYAQQKLLAHIKQTLAQYGIQFDVWFSEKTLHTDGSITSVINLLQEHGYLFEHEGALWFRSTTFGDDKDRVMRKASGELTYVAADTAYLKNKVDRGFDHLIMVLGQDHHSYVVRLQGLLLALHLHTKAKLDVILYQLVSLKEGDQQLRMSKRAGRIISLADVIETVGVDIARFFYLHRKADAHLEFDIELALKKTDENPVYYAQYAYVRIKSILEKSSQDAAFANISPADAEHIGTEEQLLLKKIISLKKTLESISHNHQTHVLTYYVLELAQAFHSYYGKHRVINVERVEQSRGRLVVMQLLKNNFDLALTLLGISLPETM; encoded by the coding sequence ATGACCCGTATTCAGCAAACTCAACAAACAACAACTATGCCAGTAAATATGATCCAACAAATCCAACAGGCTTTTACCTTATTTTTACAAACCACATTCAAGATCGATAATCCCGAATTATCTCAATGCGCTGAACTAGTACTCAATGTAGACGAAAACAAACAACAATTTGGCGATCTAAACGCTAATGCTGCAATGATCCTTGCAAAAGCACTCAAGCAAAATCCACGCGCTATTGCAGAGCAAATAGCTACCAATTTTACTCATCCCGGTATTGCACGCATTGAAATTGCTGGCCCTGGTTTTTTAAACTTCTTTTTCACTGAAAAAACATGGCATACACTCGCTCAAAACCTATATAATTCAAAAGAAGAATTCTTCACGCTCGATTCAGGCATCCCACGATACAGATACAATGTCGAATTTGTGAGCGCCAATCCTACCGGCCCATTACATCTTGGTCATGGTCGTGGAGGGATTATCGGCGACGTGCTAGCCAACATTTTAAATTTCATCGGCCACAGCGCAACTCGCGAATTTTATATTAATGATGCGGGAACTCAAATTGATAAACTTGGCAGAAGCTTTAAAATTCGTTGCCAGCAAGAACTTGGTGCGAGCGTAGAGTTACCTGAAGATGGCTACCACGGCACCTATTTAGTTGATCTTGCCAAAGAATGCATTGCGCAACATGGCTCATCAGTAACCGATAAGCCTGAAACATTTTTCCAAGAATACGCTCAACAAAAGCTACTTGCGCATATCAAGCAAACGCTTGCACAATACGGCATTCAATTTGACGTCTGGTTTTCAGAAAAAACATTACATACCGATGGATCCATTACCTCAGTTATAAATTTACTCCAAGAGCATGGCTATCTGTTTGAACATGAAGGGGCCCTCTGGTTCCGTTCAACAACATTTGGCGATGACAAAGATCGTGTGATGAGAAAAGCATCTGGCGAACTGACCTATGTTGCCGCCGACACTGCATATCTAAAAAATAAAGTTGATCGCGGCTTTGACCATCTTATTATGGTGCTGGGGCAAGATCATCATAGCTATGTGGTCCGCCTGCAAGGATTATTGCTTGCTCTGCATCTGCATACCAAGGCAAAACTGGATGTTATCCTCTACCAACTGGTCAGCCTCAAAGAAGGTGATCAACAACTGCGCATGTCCAAACGAGCCGGAAGAATCATCTCACTGGCCGATGTCATAGAAACCGTTGGGGTCGACATAGCACGCTTTTTCTATCTCCATAGAAAAGCAGATGCACATCTTGAATTTGATATAGAGCTGGCGCTTAAAAAAACTGATGAAAACCCTGTTTACTATGCACAATACGCGTATGTACGCATCAAAAGTATTTTAGAAAAAAGTAGCCAAGACGCTGCGTTTGCCAACATATCACCAGCAGATGCGGAACACATAGGCACAGAAGAACAGCTGCTACTCAAGAAGATAATCTCGCTTAAAAAGACGCTGGAATCTATTAGCCACAATCATCAGACGCATGTACTGACTTACTATGTACTGGAACTTGCGC